The genomic DNA caacatattacaaattatttattttattaaaaaaaaatgataatctaaatatgtgattattaaaaaaaagcaaaaaGAAAGTCAATTAAGAAATCAggaaataaaatgatattaattctgaatattttgtttttttaataatatatatgatttaattaaaagtatCTCTCATGaattttggatatatatatattaattcgtaaatatatcattataatttacgggacattcatatttaatatatttgatcttagggtattttctattttatcccatttttttaaaatataatatatatatttttttgttcttaaaaaatatatatatgatattagttattatgatttactttttcaaatgatttaaacattattttttgaagtgataatatttttattaaaaatttatggtCAAACTCTAGACATCCATTATCATATCAGAGATTAATCATTGAGAATAAATCTTTAAAGAGCAGAAGTAGAAAAAGATTTAAATATTCTCTACATTATCATTTTAGTTagtttttaatgttaaaatattattcacatccaattttttttttttaataatataaaaaataaattaaattataaaaaaaaatcattttgataATTGTGTCTATATTAAACTCACTCAATAGTTTTAGTGACAAGTGTGGTTCATAATTGATGAAATATCACGGATTCAATTCCTGTTTAGAACaccttaaattaaaatttgtaaatttaaataGACGAATAGAAAAATGAAAGTAAAACGAGAGCTTAATACtatttgaattgaaaaaaaaatgtatgaacCACAATCAAGCATTGGTGGAATAATTTAgttaaacttataatattaagtTTTAGTTTTCTCATGTGTAACTaagttttattcataaaattgtgatcttcattattaattaaattttttaccattttaaaaatatataaattaagtaatacaTAAATTGAGACATCATAAAATATactaaagaataaattaaaaattattaaaaattaactcaTTAAACTATATGATAATTTAAGTGACGAAAGTGATTAATAAAATACCAAAACTTACGGGTTGAGAATCATACTAATTTTCAATACTAAAATAaagttattcaaaattaattacaacTTTAGGTGGAAGaatattccaattttttttggaaatgatCCAttcaatcatattatatatatatatatatatatatcttacaaaatcaattttttattagtcCTCATATAATCCATGAACACATGTAGATAAAACTGaatcaaataaataacttatCAGAAATCTAAAGCATCCTCCAGGTTGGTGTGCAAAATTTCAATACTTCAGCCGAGCAAATGACAACAATTTGATGAAACATGAGACATCAATCCAAGATTTTTGGTCATTATTTCAGCATCAACCATAAATTTGTCAGCGTCGACGTTTCTCGCCGTTCATAACACACAAGAATGAATGTCATCCCCAATTAGATttgaacaatttttaaaaacattgtaCAATATGTAGCTAATTATGAAATATGTTAAGTGTAAAGTATCATTCCATACACCCACCATGCAATATACcttctataaattaaattaagaatcTAGAGTAGTGGAGCacaataagtttttttttatctggatttttttttgggatttagtgatgtttttatttatatactctAATATACTTActaagaatttatatattttatattacaagTTGTTATCcaacaagaaaataattaattaactcttattattatttattgtaattgCAACACAATTAAGGAGACCATTTGAGAAGTTAGATTATATTATGGAAAACATGGATACATTAAAGAAACCCTTTTCCCCTTTacacaaactaaaaaaaacacacaacaatcttaatttttctacTAAAATAAAACACATAAGTTTTCTAGATCGACAACCAAATCTCTCACCTAAACATTTGAGCAGTAGAGCCCATCATTACAGAATTACTCTGCTGGCATCCCCCTTTCACCAATGAaggatgataataataatttccaTTACCACCCAAGCCCGCCAccgtcgccgccgccgccgccgtcatagcatcaccaccaccaccattgGTCGCCGCCGTAGCCACCTGCAAACATTGAACCTGTTTCTTCAAGAACTTAACATAATGCACAGCCTCATCTAGCATAGAAGCTGTGTCCATTTTTGTTCCTCCAGGAACAAGCCTTTGAAGTATTCTTATCCTTTCACTTATCCTCTCTCGCCGGTGCCTCGCCGCTACGCTTTGTGGGTCTTTTGATATCTTCACGTTTCTACGTTTTGGCGGTTTTGTAGATTCCGGGTCGATTTGGATTGGTTGCATAACCGCGATCCTGAATATCATTTCTCTCATCGCTTCCGTcgaattaatattattattattagtagtaATAGAAGTAGAAGTAGTAGTATTTTTCTTGTCCAAAACTCCATTATAAGAACCGGAGAAACCTGTTGGAAGTATGTCCATTTGCATCATCATGGACATCATATGATCCATATGGTGATATTCTTGTCCGGACGATTTCATCAACTCGATATCCATGAGATCGACACTTAAAGTGAAGAGCGTGGGAGCTTTTGAGAAATTAGGGTTTAGTTGCAGGAAAAAGGATGGTAGGGGAAAGAGAAGCACAAGGAATTTGTCAGAGGACCGGGAGTCTACATATATACACACAAGTGACGAATAAATAAGgctattatcattttttttaaaaaaggtaTACAACTTTTCAAACATGAAGTTCACAATGGGTTCTaccatttcataaaaagaaaaaaaaaattatgttcacaATTATGACTGTATGGGGAAAAAGAATACATTAGCATGTCACAAAATGAAATaagttgaaaataattaataacaattgtAATGTGAATCTACTAGAGAGTTCTCGTTAAGGAAAATATAGGTATTTGGTTTGACTAGTTAAAAATAACGAAAAACGTTgtgtaatataataaataaaaggtaataaaataaatgagaataGTTTTATCTTTAAAAACAAAAGTGGCATCAAAACTTTAGAAGGACTTATCAAAAATGATAGAAGAATGTTTTATCTAAATAGGATGAGATTAACTTGAAGTTGAAATCCCTTGAGTAGTGCTTCACGATCATGAACGATAATGCCTCTTCTTCACATCATGATTGTACCACTTTACAATATCTAGGTttctcatattttgattttgcaATCTTAACTTTCTTCTTGTCGTCGCCTTGTCAATAAAATCCTCGAAAcctccccccccccccccccctttTTAAAAATCCTCCAGATCCATATTTATCTTGGAGACACATATAGTTTCATTCTCTAAAGATaacacaaatatataatttaagtagGGTATAGACATGGTCCACATTCTTCATCTATAAGTAAATGCTTATTGTTACAATTGCAACTAATCCAATTAGAAACTTTTGTTTTACCTTTTCCAAaactatttaaacaaatattcctCTTACCCTATTCCATGTCCACATTTCATTTGAAAACTAGTATGTCATGAAGAGTTGATATAAATCTTCCTTACATTTCTTCTACATTGAAGACATTACGAAGAATCACTCACAAAAATGAAAGAGACATTCCATGATTAGTTGGACGGAAATTGTTCAAAATCAACAgattccataaaaaaaaaagtgtgttAATTGTGGCCATTATGAAGCTGGTaatgaaaaaatttaactaGGGAAGACACCTAATTTATTCTTAAGGCCACATGATGAGTGAGTCCTTTCTGCCTACCATGCTGCATGCATTATCttgaatatatatgaatttaggTCACTCAATTCATAATTATGTGTAAGCTGTCTTCTCAAATTGATGTTCCAACTTCCAATTCCTCTAATCaactatcaacatatatcttctctaattattttcacaaggagaagatcaagaagaaagCAAGATGTTTTAGCCTAAGGCCCACCTGTCAAGCCTAAAGTATGAAAAGTTTTCATCACCAACGTGAATGGTGGAATTCATGAATTCATCATAGTCACCCATCGACTAGACCCCGAATCTGATTTGAAGTTTAACGACACAAGATTATCTAACAATTGTCGGAATTAGGGTTAGGTATTGATTTGAAATTCTAGTTTAATTTACAGTATAATTGAGTTAAATTTcctatataaattaattaagttgattATAATCTAGTTAAAGCATATGTGTGtgtgaaataataaaatatgaaatgtctttttctttttatatggGTAGATACATATATAAGAAACAAAGCATTTATATCTACCCAAAGGTAAAATACTGTTggttgataaaaataataaatgtaagcATGGTCTAATAAAGGAAGATGAACCCATCCAACAAAACACAGTCAATCAAgatcatatatgtatatagtaaaaagaaaaagagaaagataaatatagaaaaataacaaatctaacataGATTAatgctttatttttatttttttcaaaaaaaaatgaaaaggaagTCCCCACAGTCACATGACATGTGTCAGAAGGACAACATCCCAAATTCAGAAATTGGGACCCAAAGATAGCCTTAGCAGCTACAGCCTATACAGTATGTTATATTCTATGCATTTCTCTGCCAAAAGCTCTACTTATTGCTCCCCCTTTGGCACACTTGCCTAGGTggattaagtaaaaaaatacacataaattttttttctaattttttatttaaatcactttTTCTTAAAGATATGTTTTTAAAtcagattatataaaaatgaaatattgtgTGTAGATTTGTTgactaattatataataaatgctGAATATTCATCAGCTTTTAAATAAGGTCATTCTACAAACTGACCACCTTGTACTACTACTACTAGGAAATTGCTTACTGTGGTAACTAACTTAACTACCTATGTCTGTGTACAGTTTACTGATTCACTCATGCATGGAATATGggttaataaaaatactataatattaaTGTCATGTGTCTTATTATGAAAGACATGTTAAAATATACTAATCACcgtcttaatattttatttcaacatTGGGATATACTTTAAGGTTCAATGTTTTTGAggttcaatgttttttttttctttaaagtcAGTGTTGTTATTTGACACTCgaattttgattgttttttttttataagatagacttaaaactttaaaatgtgTCGTATTAGAATTGAATCATCACAATTTTAGTTATAGATTTTTCATTAAGAACAAACGTTTGCTTGTTTTCTTATTCTAatgtataacttttttttttctaactaattTGTCAATTTGTAAGTAAAATGATATAAACAAACATTTTGGAtgtattcatatttaaatatagtattttttCGATATCTACACATTTTAGTTTGTTAAAAATGGTTTAAGTGctaaaaacttttaaatatgagaaaatttgaaaagagatagatttattatttatttttttataaaatttcggaAAAACATAACTTCGTGTTCATGAAATTTggacatatttatgttttaaattaaatattgttttcgAGATATACATGTTTCAAACTGTTGACGGTGGTTTGAATGTCTTAAAAAAGTTGTAATTTGTGAGAATagctgaaaaaaataaaaaggaatatatttttttaaaatgtggtaaattaattaagtaatgaaAATACTACGTAAAAAGTAAGAAAACAAATCGTTTTATTTATTcgaaaaaatctcaaataactaaaattatgatattttgggcctcatataaaacaatttaaaattaatcataatttactAAAAGACCCAAATTTAACCCTCTAAACAACCATGAATCTTTCTGTAAAACTagtttgatgttgggttatttgaattttattgggtttttgaattttttttattgttttatgaaaatGTAAGTTGATTGAATTTTTACTTCGcttagttattatatatatatatatatatatatatatatatattttatttttacaaatataaactttataagAAAAACGTAAAGATATTTGAGTTAACGaatgattaaaaaatgatattttagaaaACTTAAACGGAAGAGTATCCTCTGCTACCATTTTAACATGCTCCCATGTTTCCCTCTCACAACTCTGATTCAACTTAAGATGTTGTTAGTAAGAATCGAACTTAAAatcattgttattttaaataaaacttgtgtcatatatataaactattaattaagtAAGTTTCCACTTTATTTTGTGAAGTTGCATAAAATAAGCAAATGTAACCTAAAATCTGATGGTCTATATCAAGAAATGAGTATAGTGGATCATTAATACaacagtaaaaataaaaaaagttactCCACTAAACAGAATTGACAATTCGAAAGTGATCTGGAGACCTAAAGGAGACTTTCGGAGCAGTGAAACATGTCTGagccaaaataatgttttatgtCTGAGCCAAAATAATGTTTCGGAGCAGtataaaaattttgattgtattaaatgaaatttttttatgtgaaaaatgttttgttctataaattattagataatatttttaaaaaatatgattagttttgatttttgataaaatatttttttatactaataaaaaagtTCAATAACAATGGTATGGGTCGTCAATATTGAAACGTAAAACTCTCGGTACGGAGGGTGAAAAGAGCGGTCGTCTGTCGTCGGCATTGCCGGATGGCCCAGGTACAAAAGACTCACAAAAAAACTTGAGGAAATTTTATATGAGAtcttcaaaaaaaatacaatcaattttgggaaaacgacttatttatcattttattaaaaaacaaatatagttCATTTGCTTCATTCTAACAAACCtagaatgaaaacaaatatttggAGTAAACAAAATAAACGTACAAAATACAAGTCTCATGACGTATTCCAAAGAATTAAACAAATCTATCTATCTCACTTTAAAGTCGTTTAGCTTTTTGACTTCAAAATATCGTATCCCCCATTTATCGCAAATAACCTAATTTCTTTCATCCTCGAGAACTCTCCTCCACGTGTGAATTATATCCCGACAATCCATCATAACATCTCTCCATACTTCTTTTGCACTTCTACGAAATCTCCCGTAGACACTTGCATTCCTTTCACTCCACGTATGGTAGACAACCGAGCCAAATCCGCACCTAAAACACTTGTTGGAAATTTTTTACTTTTGGCTTTAGTTAGGGCAACAACCTTTTTCTCTTCCCACTCTCTCAGAAATGAAGACATACTCATGACTATAGCAAACCTCCTCCACACCGTGTCATCCACCGAAAAGATGATCAATCAACTCCTCTTTTTCCCCGCATAAAAGGCATCTAGTATCCATAATCTCCATATACCTCTTTACCAAGTCCCTTGTGTTCAACCTTCCCTGAAAAGCAAGCCGAAGAAAAATACAATCTTAATTACTCTCTCCACTTTTTCTATTTATACGAATAATGAAActcttaatataataatttaatcaaacttATTGCAAACCTTTCATTTCCCTTTATTAATGCAGACATTtcttttttcacattattgTATACCTGGTGTGGTTCGAGATCACGGACACCGAGCATGTGTTGCATCATTACCAGTCTTGATGCTGACAAGACCTTGTAAGTATGTCAGCCTTTTGTTCATCCGTTCTAACAAACTCTACTTTGATTTGACTTCCTTCAACACACGCTCAAATGAAATGATACTTCGTGTCTAAGTATTTGCTACAACTGTGAAAAActgggtttttttaattaaaaatgtggccacaaggggttaagcacataacccgtaaacacacttaaccatttaaccaacgtAAAAATTGTCGCTTAACGGACTCGACCCAGAACCTCTAAAGGTGGttggggatatccacctcttatttcTTCTAGACTAGAAGAGGAGATAAAACATGGTTTTTTGTGAGTGCAAGTGCGAACTTGTTATCGACGTAAAGCTTCACTACCTTAGGTTTCGAACCACTTAGTTTGAACAATAATGATTTCAACCAAAATGCTTGACATGCTGCCACTGTTGCAGTCATGAACTCTTCTTCACATGTGGATAGTGTCACTGTCTTTTGTTTTTGGGAGTTCCACGAAACAAGACTATCATTAATATAAAACGTCATGCCCCCGTACTTTTCTGGTCATTTAGGTCTCTTGCGAGATCATTCTTAGAGTAACCCACTATTTCCTCATTATCATCTCCTTTTCAAAACACTAGGCATAAGTGCATAGTGTCTCGAAGGTATCAAAGTATTTGCTTTACTGCCTTGTGATGTATATAAGTTGGCCTCTCCATGAATCTATTGAAAACACCAACAACATAAGAAAGATTTGGCCTTGTATGAAGGAGATAGGGTAGACAACCAATGACTCTTTGATATTAAATTGCATTAGCCGACTGTCTTTTGGAATCCTTATGGAGTTGATCCCCATGCTCCATTGCAATCAAACATTCTAAACTAGTTTAGAACCATTTTTTGTATATGTTGTGTGCTTGATTAAGATACCTCATTCGAACTGAGCTACCTCATTTCCAAGGTAGTACAAAAGAAATCCAAGATCACTCATCTCAAACTCCCCCATTATCTACTTCTTGAAGAGTTCGACACCCTTCAGTTCTTC from Impatiens glandulifera chromosome 9, dImpGla2.1, whole genome shotgun sequence includes the following:
- the LOC124916088 gene encoding transcription factor HEC1-like, coding for MDIELMKSSGQEYHHMDHMMSMMMQMDILPTGFSGSYNGVLDKKNTTTSTSITTNNNNINSTEAMREMIFRIAVMQPIQIDPESTKPPKRRNVKISKDPQSVAARHRRERISERIRILQRLVPGGTKMDTASMLDEAVHYVKFLKKQVQCLQVATAATNGGGGDAMTAAAAATVAGLGGNGNYYYHPSLVKGGCQQSNSVMMGSTAQMFR